One stretch of Streptomyces hygroscopicus DNA includes these proteins:
- a CDS encoding membrane protein, with translation MIDALTVALGVTALLLAAWCGFAAYRDQPTKDWHFIGMAVVALLAIVQLAIGVVRLAGGADPQQGVAIFVAYLIGSALAVPVAAFMSLTERTRWGSATVSAAAVVLAVLEVRLYDIWGGVGG, from the coding sequence TTGATCGACGCGCTGACGGTCGCGCTCGGTGTGACCGCGCTCCTCCTCGCCGCGTGGTGCGGCTTCGCCGCCTACCGGGACCAGCCGACCAAGGACTGGCACTTCATCGGCATGGCCGTGGTGGCACTGCTGGCGATCGTGCAGCTGGCCATAGGAGTGGTGCGGCTGGCGGGCGGCGCCGACCCGCAGCAGGGGGTGGCCATCTTCGTGGCCTATCTCATCGGCTCGGCGCTGGCGGTGCCGGTCGCGGCGTTCATGTCGCTCACGGAGCGGACCCGCTGGGGTTCGGCGACGGTCTCCGCGGCGGCCGTGGTGCTGGCCGTGCTCGAGGTGCGGCTGTACGACATCTGGGGAGGCGTCGGTGGCTGA
- a CDS encoding RNA polymerase sigma factor, which translates to MDLVKRLGPLLAAEAAAEAYGVGVEPAELEQAVWLRLLERTRDTGPPPHPARWLRCAVRAEVRGARRRARREVPYDPMAGGPLSGPEPHPAEHAVLTAETRRTLRAAVRRLPGRCPALLAAMLSRSDLTYREIAHQLGMSQGSLGPVRSRCLACLRRMLMAEVAAPEPWGKER; encoded by the coding sequence ATGGACCTTGTGAAGCGACTGGGCCCGCTGCTGGCCGCCGAAGCGGCGGCCGAGGCATACGGCGTCGGCGTCGAGCCCGCCGAACTCGAACAGGCCGTCTGGCTACGGCTGCTGGAACGCACCCGGGACACCGGACCGCCGCCCCACCCCGCCCGCTGGCTGCGCTGCGCCGTACGGGCCGAGGTGCGCGGGGCCAGGCGCCGGGCGCGCCGTGAGGTGCCGTACGACCCGATGGCCGGCGGCCCGCTCAGCGGCCCCGAGCCCCACCCCGCCGAACACGCCGTACTGACCGCGGAGACCCGCCGGACGCTGCGCGCGGCGGTGCGGCGGCTGCCCGGCCGCTGCCCCGCGCTGCTCGCGGCGATGCTCTCCCGCTCCGACCTCACGTACCGCGAGATCGCGCACCAGTTGGGAATGTCACAGGGCAGTCTGGGCCCGGTACGTTCCCGATGTCTGGCTTGCCTGCGCAGAATGCTCATGGCGGAGGTTGCGGCTCCTGAACCATGGGGAAAGGAGCGATAG
- a CDS encoding phosphatase, producing the protein MKISADALLFDNDGTLVSSLDSVHRCWTRWAEEQGIPAEDFARVELHGRPADDIIADLLPADRAPRARARIDELELEDVPGGVKLLPGTAELLAGLPAARWAVVTSANRPLAEARLAEVAIRPGTLITSDDITRGKPDPEPFLLAAERLGVDPARCVVFEDAPAGLAAGRAAGMRTVALTTTTAREELVADIVVEDLSAVSARLLDGGVEITCRV; encoded by the coding sequence ATGAAGATCTCCGCTGACGCGCTGTTGTTCGACAACGACGGAACGCTCGTCTCCTCCCTGGACTCGGTGCATCGCTGCTGGACCCGCTGGGCCGAGGAGCAGGGGATTCCGGCGGAGGACTTCGCCCGGGTCGAGCTGCACGGCCGCCCGGCCGACGACATCATCGCCGATCTGCTCCCCGCCGACCGCGCCCCGCGGGCCCGGGCGCGCATCGACGAGCTGGAGCTGGAGGACGTACCGGGCGGGGTGAAGCTGCTCCCCGGCACCGCCGAGCTGCTGGCGGGGCTGCCCGCCGCGCGCTGGGCCGTGGTGACCTCCGCCAACCGCCCGCTGGCCGAGGCCCGCCTGGCCGAGGTGGCGATACGCCCCGGAACGCTGATCACCTCCGACGACATCACCCGTGGCAAGCCCGACCCCGAGCCGTTCCTGCTGGCGGCCGAGCGGCTGGGAGTCGACCCGGCACGCTGTGTGGTCTTCGAGGACGCCCCGGCCGGGCTCGCGGCCGGCCGCGCGGCCGGGATGCGGACCGTGGCATTGACCACAACGACCGCCCGCGAGGAGCTGGTCGCCGACATCGTGGTCGAGGACCTGTCGGCCGTGTCCGCACGGCTCCTCGACGGGGGCGTGGAGATCACCTGCCGGGTCTGA
- a CDS encoding alpha/beta hydrolase, producing MVPRVTTVTVPSPDFLTLRGRRFALTDFGGPGDPVLALHGHFGRGRMYAPLAAALAPERRVIALDQRGHGLTGGGGPFTLDEYVADAAALLRELRLGPVPVVAHSTGAVGAYALAARHPDLVSALVVEDIGAVTDRPVVSHPVLDVSGWPTWAVDREKLRSDIESRGIPDASYFLDSAERDPQTGGWRLLFEPSHMMASQQAMCGDFWDDWLGSSCPALLMRGEHSSLLPPGHAHEMAARRPNTRLREFAGCGHWIHDDAPRPYARAVRSFLSAL from the coding sequence ATGGTGCCGCGGGTGACCACAGTGACCGTGCCCTCCCCCGACTTCCTGACGCTGCGCGGTCGGCGATTCGCCCTGACCGATTTCGGCGGACCGGGCGACCCGGTGCTGGCCCTGCACGGCCACTTCGGCCGGGGCAGGATGTACGCGCCCCTGGCCGCCGCCCTCGCCCCGGAACGGCGGGTGATCGCTCTCGATCAGCGGGGGCACGGGCTGACCGGCGGCGGTGGCCCGTTCACGCTGGACGAGTACGTGGCCGACGCCGCCGCACTCCTGCGGGAGCTGCGTCTGGGCCCGGTCCCGGTCGTCGCCCACTCCACCGGCGCGGTCGGCGCGTACGCCCTGGCCGCCCGCCATCCGGACCTGGTGAGCGCGCTCGTCGTCGAGGACATCGGCGCGGTGACGGACCGTCCGGTGGTCAGCCATCCGGTGCTCGACGTCTCGGGGTGGCCGACCTGGGCCGTGGACCGGGAGAAGCTGCGCTCCGACATCGAGTCCCGGGGCATCCCGGACGCCTCGTACTTCCTCGACAGCGCCGAACGGGACCCCCAAACGGGCGGCTGGCGGCTGCTGTTCGAGCCCAGCCATATGATGGCGTCCCAGCAGGCCATGTGCGGTGACTTCTGGGACGACTGGCTGGGCTCCTCCTGCCCCGCGCTGCTGATGCGCGGCGAGCACAGCTCGCTGCTGCCACCGGGCCACGCCCACGAGATGGCCGCCCGCCGCCCCAACACGAGGCTCCGCGAATTCGCCGGGTGCGGTCACTGGATCCACGACGACGCGCCCCGGCCGTACGCCCGCGCGGTCCGTTCGTTCCTGAGCGCGTTGTAG
- a CDS encoding glycerophosphoryl diester phosphodiesterase, translating to MEREQQPGRRALLGAAALGAGAVALSGGTATAAGTQSAPGAAAAAGTSGRGHELPVPTVIGHRGASGYRPEHTLGSYQLALDMGADIVEQDLVPTKDGHLVCRHENDITATTDVSAHPEFADRKTTKTVDGTKLTGWFTEDFTLAELKTLRAKERIPGNRQRNTLYDGRWEVPTFEEVLQWAEREGRKRGRRVWLYVETKHPTYFRKLGLGLEEPLAKLLRRYGRHKKDAALFLQSFEPSSIQRLRKLVGTPSVVLLSTIDSRPWDFVEANDPRTVADLVKPEGLKWIASYAQGIGPDLSVIIPRTPDGKLGTPTSVVKDAHAAGLVLHPYTMRNENTFLPAEFRRGTDPNAYGDAFGAFKAYFATGIDGIFSDNADTALLAAADFRK from the coding sequence ATGGAGCGGGAGCAACAGCCCGGACGGCGCGCCCTTCTGGGGGCCGCGGCCCTCGGTGCGGGAGCGGTGGCGCTGAGCGGTGGCACGGCGACGGCCGCGGGCACACAGTCGGCGCCGGGCGCGGCGGCTGCCGCGGGGACGTCCGGCCGGGGCCATGAGCTGCCGGTTCCCACCGTGATCGGCCACCGCGGCGCCAGCGGCTACCGGCCCGAGCACACCCTCGGCTCCTACCAGCTCGCCCTGGACATGGGCGCGGACATCGTCGAGCAGGACCTGGTCCCCACCAAGGACGGCCATCTGGTCTGCCGCCACGAGAACGACATCACGGCCACCACGGACGTCTCCGCGCACCCGGAGTTCGCCGACCGCAAGACCACCAAGACGGTCGACGGCACCAAGCTCACCGGCTGGTTCACCGAGGACTTCACTCTCGCCGAGCTGAAGACGCTGCGCGCCAAGGAGCGCATCCCGGGCAACCGTCAGCGCAACACCCTCTACGACGGACGCTGGGAGGTGCCCACCTTCGAAGAGGTGCTCCAGTGGGCCGAGCGCGAGGGCCGCAAGCGCGGTCGCCGCGTGTGGCTGTACGTGGAGACCAAGCACCCCACCTACTTCCGCAAGCTGGGCCTCGGCCTCGAGGAGCCGCTGGCCAAGCTGCTGCGCCGGTACGGCCGCCACAAGAAGGACGCGGCGCTGTTCCTCCAGTCCTTCGAGCCGAGCAGCATCCAGCGGCTGCGCAAGCTGGTCGGCACCCCGTCCGTCGTGCTGCTGTCCACCATCGACAGCCGGCCCTGGGACTTCGTCGAGGCGAACGACCCGCGTACGGTCGCGGACCTGGTCAAGCCCGAGGGGCTCAAGTGGATCGCGAGCTACGCCCAGGGCATCGGCCCCGATCTGTCGGTCATCATCCCGCGGACGCCGGACGGCAAGCTGGGCACGCCGACCAGCGTGGTGAAGGACGCGCACGCGGCGGGGCTGGTCCTGCACCCGTACACCATGCGCAACGAGAACACCTTCCTCCCGGCCGAGTTCCGCCGCGGCACCGACCCCAACGCCTACGGTGACGCTTTCGGGGCGTTCAAGGCATACTTCGCGACCGGAATTGACGGCATCTTCTCCGACAACGCGGACACCGCCCTTCTCGCGGCGGCGGACTTCCGCAAGTAG
- a CDS encoding argininosuccinate synthase has protein sequence MERKEAPVTERVVLAYSGGLDTSVAIGWIAEETGAEVVAVAVDVGQGGEDLDVIRKRALACGAVEAEVADAKDEFAEEYCLPAIKANALYMDRYPLVSALSRPTIVKHLVAAARKHGAGTVAHGCTGKGNDQVRFEAGISSLAPDLTCIAPVRDYAMTRDRAIAFCEAKGLPIATTKKSPYSIDQNVFGRAVETGFLEDIWNAPIEDVYEYTSNPATPREADEVIITFDKGVPVAIDGEPVTVLQAIQRLNERAGAQGVGRIDMVEDRLVGIKSREVYEAPGAIALITAHQELEAVTVERELARYKRQVEQRWGELVYDGLWFSPLKRALDGFIAEANEQVSGEIRMTLHGGRAVVTGRKSQASLYDFNLATYDSGDTFDQSLSKGFIEIFGMSSKIAAKRDLQQ, from the coding sequence ATGGAGCGTAAGGAGGCACCCGTGACCGAGCGCGTCGTACTCGCCTACTCGGGCGGCCTGGACACGTCCGTCGCCATCGGCTGGATCGCCGAGGAGACGGGTGCCGAGGTCGTCGCCGTCGCCGTGGACGTCGGCCAGGGCGGGGAGGACCTGGATGTCATCCGCAAGCGCGCGCTCGCCTGCGGGGCGGTCGAGGCGGAGGTCGCGGACGCGAAGGACGAGTTCGCCGAGGAGTACTGCCTTCCGGCGATCAAGGCCAACGCGCTGTACATGGACCGCTACCCGCTGGTGTCCGCGCTGTCCCGGCCGACGATCGTGAAGCACCTGGTCGCCGCCGCCCGCAAGCACGGCGCCGGGACCGTCGCCCACGGCTGCACCGGCAAGGGCAACGACCAGGTGCGGTTCGAGGCGGGCATTTCCTCCCTCGCACCCGATCTGACCTGCATCGCGCCGGTCCGGGACTATGCGATGACCCGGGACAGGGCGATCGCCTTCTGCGAGGCCAAGGGCCTGCCGATCGCGACCACCAAGAAGTCCCCGTACTCGATCGACCAGAACGTCTTCGGGCGGGCCGTGGAGACCGGCTTCCTGGAGGACATCTGGAACGCGCCGATCGAGGACGTGTACGAGTACACCTCCAACCCGGCCACCCCGCGCGAGGCCGACGAGGTGATCATCACCTTCGACAAGGGCGTCCCCGTCGCGATCGACGGCGAGCCGGTCACCGTGCTGCAGGCCATCCAGCGGCTCAACGAGCGGGCGGGCGCCCAGGGCGTCGGCCGGATCGACATGGTCGAGGACCGGCTGGTGGGGATCAAGTCGCGGGAGGTCTACGAGGCGCCCGGCGCCATCGCGCTGATCACCGCCCACCAGGAGCTGGAGGCCGTCACCGTCGAGCGCGAGCTGGCCCGCTACAAGCGGCAGGTCGAACAGCGCTGGGGCGAGCTGGTCTACGACGGTCTGTGGTTCTCGCCGCTCAAGCGGGCGCTGGACGGCTTCATCGCCGAGGCGAACGAGCAGGTCTCCGGCGAGATCCGGATGACCCTGCACGGCGGCCGGGCCGTCGTCACCGGACGGAAGTCGCAGGCGTCGCTCTACGACTTCAACCTGGCGACCTACGACAGCGGCGACACCTTCGACCAGTCGCTGTCCAAGGGCTTCATCGAGATCTTCGGGATGTCCAGCAAGATCGCCGCGAAGCGGGATCTGCAGCAGTAG
- a CDS encoding argininosuccinate lyase: MSNGNSGDVRLWGGRFADGPSEALEKLSASVHFDWRLAPYDIAGSRAHARVLHTAGLLTADELERMLAGLDRLEADVASGDFTGTIADEDVHTALERGLLERLGPDLGGKLRAGRSRNDQIATLFRMYLRDHARILGGLIADLQQALVGLAEAHPDVAMPGRTHLQHAQPVLFAHHVLAHVQALSRNAERLRQWDERTAVSPYGSGALAGSSLGLDPQAVAADLGFERGSSANSLDGTASRDFVAEFAFITAMIGVDLSRIAEEIILWNTKEFSFVTLHDAFSTGSSIMPQKKNPDIAELARGKSGRLIGNLTGLLATLKALPLAYNRDLQEDKEPVFDSCDQLEVLLPAFTGMMATLTVNRERMEELAPAGFSLATDIAEWLVRQGVPFRVAHEVAGECVKECELTGIELDQLTDEQFAKISPHLTPEVRGVLNVPGALAARDGRGGTAPVAVRAQLAEVKEDLAAQYAWASAKR, translated from the coding sequence GTGAGCAACGGCAACAGCGGCGACGTCCGGCTCTGGGGCGGCCGCTTCGCCGACGGCCCGTCCGAGGCACTGGAGAAGCTCAGCGCCTCCGTGCACTTCGACTGGCGCCTGGCGCCGTACGACATCGCCGGATCCCGCGCCCACGCCCGGGTGCTGCACACGGCGGGGCTGCTCACCGCCGATGAGCTGGAGCGGATGCTGGCGGGCCTGGACCGGCTGGAGGCCGATGTCGCCTCCGGCGACTTCACCGGCACCATCGCCGACGAGGACGTGCACACCGCGCTGGAGCGCGGGCTGCTGGAGCGGCTCGGCCCGGACCTCGGCGGCAAACTGCGGGCCGGACGGTCCCGCAACGACCAGATCGCCACCCTCTTCCGGATGTATCTGCGCGATCACGCCCGGATCCTCGGCGGGCTGATCGCCGACCTCCAGCAGGCCCTGGTGGGGCTCGCGGAGGCGCACCCCGACGTCGCGATGCCCGGCCGTACGCACCTCCAGCACGCCCAGCCGGTGCTCTTCGCCCACCATGTCCTCGCCCATGTCCAGGCGCTGTCGCGGAACGCGGAGCGGCTGCGGCAGTGGGACGAGCGCACCGCCGTCTCGCCGTACGGCTCGGGCGCGCTGGCCGGATCCTCGCTCGGGCTCGACCCGCAGGCGGTCGCGGCCGACCTCGGCTTCGAGCGGGGCTCGTCCGCCAACTCGCTCGACGGCACGGCCTCCCGCGACTTCGTCGCCGAGTTCGCGTTCATCACCGCGATGATCGGCGTCGATCTGTCGCGGATCGCGGAGGAGATCATCCTCTGGAACACGAAGGAGTTCTCCTTCGTGACCCTGCACGACGCCTTCTCCACCGGCTCCTCGATCATGCCGCAGAAGAAGAACCCGGACATCGCGGAGCTCGCGCGCGGCAAGTCCGGCCGGCTGATCGGCAACCTCACCGGACTGCTGGCCACGCTCAAGGCCCTGCCGCTCGCGTACAACCGCGACCTCCAGGAGGACAAGGAGCCGGTCTTCGACTCCTGCGATCAGCTGGAGGTGCTGCTCCCGGCCTTCACCGGGATGATGGCGACGCTGACCGTCAACCGCGAGCGCATGGAGGAGCTGGCCCCGGCCGGGTTCTCGCTCGCCACCGACATCGCCGAATGGCTGGTGCGGCAGGGCGTGCCGTTCCGGGTGGCGCACGAGGTCGCGGGGGAATGCGTCAAGGAGTGCGAGCTGACGGGCATCGAGCTCGACCAGCTCACCGATGAGCAGTTCGCCAAGATCTCCCCGCATCTGACGCCGGAGGTACGCGGTGTCCTCAATGTGCCGGGCGCGCTGGCCGCGCGCGACGGCCGCGGCGGCACCGCCCCCGTGGCGGTGCGGGCCCAGCTCGCGGAGGTCAAGGAGGACCTGGCCGCTCAGTACGCGTGGGCGAGTGCCAAGCGCTGA
- a CDS encoding 1-acyl-sn-glycerol-3-phosphate acyltransferase — protein sequence MSRFAFLKAVLGPLMRLMFRPRVEGAEGIPGSGPVILAGNHLTFIDSMILPLVCDRQVFFIGKDEYVTGKGLKGRLMAWFFTGVGMIPVDRDGGRGGVAALMTGRRVLEEGRVFGIYPEGTRSPDGRLYRGRTGIARLALMTGAPVVPFAMIGTDRIQPGGKGLPRPGRVRVRFGEPLEFTRYEGMDRDRYVLRAVTDEVMSHVMRLSGQEYVDIYATKAKAAA from the coding sequence GTGTCCCGATTCGCGTTTCTGAAGGCAGTACTCGGTCCGCTGATGCGCCTGATGTTCCGCCCACGGGTCGAGGGGGCCGAGGGCATTCCGGGCTCGGGCCCGGTGATCCTCGCCGGAAACCATCTCACCTTCATCGACTCGATGATCCTGCCGCTGGTCTGTGACCGTCAGGTCTTCTTCATCGGCAAGGACGAGTACGTCACGGGCAAGGGCCTCAAGGGCCGGCTGATGGCCTGGTTCTTCACCGGCGTCGGCATGATCCCGGTGGACCGGGACGGCGGACGCGGCGGCGTCGCGGCGCTGATGACGGGGCGCCGGGTGCTGGAGGAGGGCCGGGTCTTCGGCATCTACCCCGAGGGCACCCGCTCCCCCGACGGCCGCCTCTACCGCGGCCGTACCGGCATCGCCCGCCTCGCGCTGATGACCGGCGCGCCCGTGGTGCCGTTCGCGATGATCGGGACCGACCGGATCCAGCCGGGCGGCAAGGGGCTGCCGCGGCCGGGCCGGGTGCGGGTCCGTTTCGGCGAGCCGCTGGAGTTCACCCGCTACGAGGGCATGGACCGCGACCGCTATGTGCTGCGGGCCGTGACCGACGAGGTGATGAGCCACGTGATGCGGCTGTCGGGTCAGGAGTACGTGGACATCTACGCCACGAAGGCGAAGGCGGCGGCCTGA
- a CDS encoding acetyltransferase codes for MGMSVTISAATADDAEQILKLQYLCYQGEAELYGDYSIEPLTQSLDDLRAELSGGCVLVARLGAEVVGSVRGVVDDKGTAAIGKLIVHPRMQRHGLGGRLLAAIEGRLTEDRAAKRYRLFTGHRSEGNLRLYRRYGYAQVGTEEVNRRLSLVTLEKDATAAAYAASA; via the coding sequence ATGGGCATGAGCGTGACCATCTCCGCGGCGACCGCGGACGACGCCGAGCAGATCCTGAAGCTGCAATATCTGTGCTACCAGGGCGAGGCGGAGCTCTACGGCGACTACTCGATCGAACCGCTGACGCAGTCGCTCGACGACCTGCGCGCCGAACTGAGCGGGGGCTGTGTGCTCGTCGCCCGGCTCGGCGCGGAGGTCGTCGGCTCGGTCCGCGGAGTCGTCGACGACAAGGGGACCGCCGCCATCGGCAAGCTGATCGTCCACCCGCGGATGCAGCGGCACGGCCTGGGCGGACGGCTGCTCGCGGCCATCGAGGGGCGGCTGACCGAGGACCGGGCCGCCAAGCGGTACCGGCTGTTCACCGGCCACCGCAGCGAGGGCAATCTGCGGCTATACCGCCGCTACGGCTACGCCCAGGTGGGCACCGAGGAGGTCAACCGCCGGCTGAGCCTGGTGACCCTGGAGAAGGACGCCACGGCCGCCGCGTACGCGGCCAGCGCTTAG
- a CDS encoding aldo/keto reductase, with protein sequence MGFERLAKIATPGAGAARIGLGLAAVGRPAYINLGRDRDLPAERPVEVMRQRSQELLDAAYAAGVRYLDAARSYGRAEEFLADWLRDRPDAARNVVVGSKWGYTYVADWRTDAETHEVKDHGVQTFERQRGLTDALLGDRLDLYQIHSVTPESPALTDRELQARLAELAAEGVTVGVSTSGPRQAEAIRAALAVEVEGRPLFRTVQSTYNLLEPSAGAALAEAHAAGRAVIVKEAVANGRLTEAAERLPAALRQVAEETGATPDAVALAAVLHRPWVGVVLSGAATTAQLRSNLAAADLRLDERQLTELERPAETPETYWHHRSELPWS encoded by the coding sequence ATGGGTTTCGAACGACTCGCGAAGATCGCGACCCCCGGGGCGGGGGCGGCCCGGATCGGGCTCGGCCTGGCCGCGGTCGGCCGCCCCGCCTATATCAACCTCGGCCGGGACCGGGACCTCCCGGCCGAGCGCCCGGTCGAGGTGATGCGGCAGCGCAGCCAGGAGTTGCTGGACGCCGCGTACGCCGCCGGGGTGCGCTATCTGGACGCGGCGCGCTCCTACGGCCGGGCCGAGGAGTTCCTCGCCGACTGGCTGCGCGACCGCCCGGACGCCGCGCGGAATGTGGTGGTCGGCTCCAAGTGGGGCTATACGTATGTCGCGGACTGGCGTACCGACGCCGAGACGCACGAGGTCAAGGACCATGGCGTCCAGACCTTCGAGCGGCAGCGCGGGCTGACCGACGCGCTGCTCGGCGACCGGCTGGACCTGTACCAGATCCACTCGGTGACCCCCGAAAGCCCCGCCCTCACCGACCGCGAACTGCAGGCGCGGCTGGCGGAGCTGGCCGCCGAGGGGGTGACGGTCGGCGTGTCCACCAGCGGTCCGCGCCAGGCCGAGGCGATCCGCGCGGCGCTGGCCGTGGAGGTCGAAGGGCGCCCGCTCTTCCGTACCGTCCAGTCCACCTACAACCTGCTGGAGCCCTCGGCCGGGGCGGCGCTGGCCGAGGCCCATGCGGCGGGCCGGGCGGTCATCGTCAAGGAAGCCGTGGCCAACGGCCGGCTCACCGAGGCGGCCGAGCGGCTCCCGGCGGCCCTGCGCCAGGTGGCCGAGGAGACGGGCGCGACTCCGGACGCCGTCGCGCTGGCCGCGGTCCTGCACCGTCCCTGGGTTGGCGTCGTCCTCTCCGGCGCCGCCACCACGGCCCAACTGCGCTCCAACCTGGCCGCCGCAGACCTCCGCCTGGACGAGCGTCAGCTCACCGAGCTGGAGCGGCCGGCCGAAACCCCGGAGACCTACTGGCACCACCGCTCCGAGCTGCCCTGGTCCTGA
- a CDS encoding membrane protein, with translation MAEDPAAGKTAGKTETAARTGLGQGPGRLLVLLYGVFTVAAASRSIYQLIAQYQEAPLAYILSAVSAVVYAFITVSLVRGGEGARKAAMVCCAAELVGVLTVGTWTLADPSAFPDQTVWSDYGMGYLFIPIFLPVTGLLWLRKARRGAPDTASPA, from the coding sequence GTGGCTGAGGACCCGGCGGCCGGGAAGACGGCCGGAAAGACGGAAACGGCCGCGCGCACCGGACTGGGCCAGGGCCCCGGGCGGCTGCTGGTGCTGCTCTACGGGGTCTTCACCGTGGCCGCCGCGTCCCGCTCGATCTACCAGCTGATCGCCCAGTACCAGGAGGCCCCGCTCGCCTACATCCTCTCGGCGGTCTCCGCCGTGGTGTACGCGTTCATCACGGTCTCGCTGGTGCGCGGCGGCGAGGGCGCGCGCAAGGCGGCGATGGTCTGCTGTGCGGCGGAGCTGGTGGGGGTGCTGACGGTAGGGACCTGGACCCTTGCCGACCCCTCGGCCTTCCCCGACCAGACGGTGTGGTCCGACTACGGGATGGGCTATCTGTTCATCCCGATCTTCCTGCCGGTCACGGGCCTGCTGTGGCTGCGCAAGGCCCGCCGGGGCGCACCGGATACGGCGTCGCCGGCCTGA